One Streptomyces coeruleorubidus DNA segment encodes these proteins:
- a CDS encoding GNAT family N-acetyltransferase gives MTTTGPRLEEISAANLDAALGIRVRPDQEHAVSPVVKSLAEAYAHPGVAWPRLIVDGDRPVGFLMAFFDIDWYEDGSVLRSGLWRLNIAAGEQGRGYGRFAVESVADELRRRGTKQLYVTWHPGPDGPEGFYLGLGFRPNGETSEDQTVGVLDLA, from the coding sequence ATGACAACGACGGGCCCTCGCCTCGAAGAGATCTCCGCCGCGAACCTCGACGCCGCGCTCGGCATCCGCGTCCGCCCCGACCAGGAGCACGCGGTCTCCCCGGTCGTGAAGTCCCTGGCCGAGGCCTATGCGCATCCCGGCGTCGCCTGGCCCCGCCTGATCGTCGACGGCGACCGCCCGGTCGGGTTCCTCATGGCCTTCTTCGACATCGACTGGTACGAGGACGGCAGCGTGCTGCGCTCGGGCCTGTGGCGGCTGAACATCGCCGCCGGGGAGCAGGGCAGGGGGTACGGTCGTTTCGCCGTCGAGTCGGTCGCCGACGAGCTGCGCCGGCGCGGCACCAAGCAGCTCTACGTCACCTGGCATCCCGGTCCCGACGGCCCCGAGGGCTTCTACCTGGGGCTCGGCTTCCGCCCCAACGGAGAGACCAGCGAAGACCAGACGGTCGGGGTCCTGGACCTGGCCTAG
- a CDS encoding pentapeptide repeat-containing protein, translating to MARSTAGGRGAGGTGVKAARRPEIRLPKLEPFTGGELAPDGDYDGLEFREADFAGQDGSGSRFMDCALTECALDEVRLRHASVLDSSLTSVRGVGTNLAEATLRDVELIDARLGGTQLHAAVLERVLIRGGKIDYLNLRMARLRDVVFEGCVLVEPDFGGARLERVEFVDCALKGADLHAATLKDVDLRGAVSLEISRGLDRLAGAVISTTQLLDLAPVLAMQWGIRVED from the coding sequence ATGGCGAGGAGTACGGCGGGCGGTAGGGGTGCGGGCGGTACGGGGGTGAAGGCCGCGCGGCGGCCGGAGATCCGGCTGCCGAAGCTGGAGCCCTTCACGGGCGGCGAGCTGGCGCCGGACGGGGACTACGACGGGCTGGAGTTCCGGGAGGCGGATTTCGCGGGGCAGGACGGATCGGGGTCCCGCTTCATGGACTGCGCCCTGACGGAGTGCGCGCTGGACGAGGTCCGGCTGCGGCACGCCTCCGTCCTGGACTCGTCCCTCACGAGTGTGCGGGGCGTCGGCACCAACCTCGCCGAGGCGACGCTGCGCGACGTCGAGCTGATCGACGCCCGCCTGGGCGGCACCCAGTTGCACGCGGCGGTGCTGGAGCGGGTGCTGATCCGCGGCGGCAAGATCGACTATCTGAACCTGCGCATGGCCCGGCTCAGGGACGTCGTCTTCGAGGGCTGCGTCCTTGTCGAGCCGGACTTCGGCGGCGCCCGCCTGGAGCGCGTGGAGTTCGTGGACTGCGCGCTGAAGGGCGCCGACCTGCACGCGGCGACCCTCAAGGACGTCGACCTGCGCGGGGCCGTGTCACTGGAGATCAGCCGGGGGCTGGACCGGCTGGCCGGGGCGGTGATCAGTACGACCCAGTTGCTGGACCTGGCGCCGGTGCTGGCGATGCAGTGGGGGATCCGGGTGGAGGACTGA
- the arfB gene encoding alternative ribosome rescue aminoacyl-tRNA hydrolase ArfB, producing the protein MYGMSGPHVIRGSVSLPEAELMWRFSRSSGPGGQHVNTSDSKVELSFDLARTEALPEVWKQRALERLAGRLVDGVVTVRSSEHRSQWRNREAAAVRLAALLAEATAPPPKPRRPTRIPRGINERRLREKKQRSETKRGRSPRNWG; encoded by the coding sequence ATGTACGGCATGTCTGGTCCCCACGTCATCCGCGGCTCCGTCTCCCTGCCCGAGGCCGAGCTCATGTGGCGTTTCTCGCGGTCGTCGGGGCCTGGCGGACAGCACGTCAACACCAGTGACTCGAAGGTCGAGCTCAGCTTCGACCTGGCGCGGACCGAGGCGCTGCCCGAGGTGTGGAAGCAGCGGGCGCTGGAGCGGCTGGCCGGGCGCCTGGTCGACGGAGTCGTCACCGTACGGTCCTCCGAGCACCGGTCCCAGTGGCGCAACCGCGAGGCCGCCGCCGTACGCCTCGCCGCGCTCCTGGCCGAGGCCACCGCACCCCCGCCCAAGCCCCGCAGGCCGACCCGGATCCCCCGGGGCATCAACGAGCGGCGGCTGCGCGAGAAGAAGCAGCGCTCGGAGACCAAGCGGGGCCGCTCCCCGCGCAACTGGGGCTAG
- a CDS encoding zinc-binding dehydrogenase has protein sequence MHAIRLHAFGPAENLTYEQVEDPRPGPGQVRVAVRAAGVHLLDTALREGMQGPAPEPTPLPTVPGREVAGVVESLGEGVADLWLGKRVVAHLGFVPGGYAELAVTEAERMHEIPQNLDFGEAVAMIGTGRTTMGILQFAELGPDSVAIVPAAAGGIGTLLVQYAKNAGATVVGLAGGPEKVARVQAGGADLAVDYKDPAWPAKVRAHLGGRAATVVFDGVGGDVTREAVALLGPGGKHVVFGWSAEGIHDGEPYLVDGVSEQVLGPVMLGKAGGPDPVRTLELRALAEAAAGRLTPAVQRFPLREAAAAHRALETRGTIGKLVLEP, from the coding sequence ATGCACGCCATCCGCCTGCACGCCTTCGGCCCGGCCGAGAACCTCACCTACGAGCAGGTCGAGGACCCCCGGCCGGGCCCCGGCCAGGTCCGTGTCGCCGTACGGGCGGCGGGCGTCCACCTCCTGGACACGGCCCTGCGCGAGGGCATGCAGGGACCGGCGCCCGAGCCGACGCCTCTGCCCACCGTCCCCGGCCGCGAGGTCGCCGGGGTCGTCGAGTCCCTGGGCGAGGGCGTCGCGGACCTGTGGCTCGGCAAGCGGGTCGTCGCCCACCTCGGCTTCGTCCCCGGCGGCTACGCCGAACTGGCCGTCACCGAAGCGGAACGCATGCACGAGATCCCGCAGAACCTGGACTTCGGCGAGGCCGTCGCCATGATCGGCACGGGCCGTACGACGATGGGGATCCTGCAGTTCGCCGAGCTCGGCCCCGACTCGGTGGCCATCGTCCCGGCCGCGGCCGGCGGCATCGGCACGCTCCTCGTGCAGTACGCCAAGAACGCCGGCGCCACCGTCGTCGGCCTCGCGGGCGGGCCGGAGAAGGTCGCCCGGGTGCAGGCGGGCGGCGCCGATCTCGCCGTCGACTACAAGGACCCGGCCTGGCCCGCGAAGGTCCGTGCCCACCTCGGCGGCCGGGCCGCGACCGTGGTCTTCGACGGCGTCGGCGGCGACGTGACCCGCGAGGCCGTCGCCCTGCTCGGCCCCGGCGGCAAGCACGTAGTCTTCGGCTGGTCCGCCGAGGGCATCCACGACGGCGAGCCCTACCTCGTCGACGGCGTCTCCGAGCAGGTCCTCGGGCCCGTCATGCTCGGGAAGGCCGGCGGCCCCGACCCCGTACGCACCCTCGAACTGCGTGCCCTGGCCGAGGCCGCCGCCGGCCGGCTCACCCCGGCCGTACAACGCTTCCCGCTGCGCGAGGCCGCGGCCGCGCACCGCGCGCTGGAGACTCGGGGGACGATCGGAAAGCTGGTCCTGGAGCCATGA
- a CDS encoding aminoglycoside phosphotransferase family protein, whose amino-acid sequence MPAVIDIPRELAASQEKYNGEAGRAFIEELPDLTAGFLDRWALKPDGPPMHGVSALVLPVVRADGGPAVLKLQILDEESEGEPVALRAWDGDGAVRLLDHDEPTGTMLLERLDETRMLSHVPDTHQAVVTIAELLAHLTSFPAPPGMRRLGEIARAMLDQTPWALDRIPDPEARRLVADCAAAVREVVDEPGDRLLHWDLHDENVLASDRAPWLAIDPKPLAGDPGFELWPAIDNRYDPDDILWRFDAMTDVLALDRPRARAWTLGRLLQNALWDIEDGRPLDDDQLEIARRLRGHAG is encoded by the coding sequence GTGCCAGCCGTGATCGACATTCCCCGGGAACTGGCGGCATCACAGGAGAAGTACAACGGCGAGGCGGGCCGCGCCTTCATCGAGGAACTGCCGGACCTGACGGCCGGCTTCCTCGACCGCTGGGCACTGAAGCCCGACGGACCGCCCATGCACGGCGTGTCCGCCCTGGTCCTCCCGGTCGTCCGCGCCGACGGCGGCCCCGCGGTCCTCAAGCTCCAGATCCTCGACGAGGAGAGCGAAGGCGAACCGGTCGCGCTGCGCGCCTGGGACGGCGACGGAGCCGTCCGTCTCCTCGACCACGACGAGCCCACCGGCACGATGCTGCTGGAACGCCTCGACGAGACCCGCATGCTCTCCCACGTCCCGGACACCCACCAGGCCGTCGTCACCATCGCGGAACTCCTGGCCCACCTCACCTCCTTCCCCGCCCCGCCCGGCATGCGCCGCCTCGGCGAAATCGCCCGGGCCATGCTCGACCAGACCCCGTGGGCACTCGACCGCATCCCGGACCCCGAGGCCCGCCGCCTCGTCGCCGACTGCGCCGCCGCCGTACGCGAGGTCGTCGACGAACCGGGCGACCGGCTCCTGCACTGGGACCTGCACGACGAGAACGTCCTCGCCTCCGACCGCGCCCCCTGGCTCGCCATCGACCCCAAGCCCCTCGCCGGCGACCCCGGCTTCGAACTGTGGCCGGCCATCGACAACCGCTACGACCCCGACGACATCCTCTGGCGCTTCGACGCCATGACCGACGTCCTCGCCCTGGACCGCCCCCGCGCCCGCGCCTGGACCCTCGGCCGCCTCCTGCAGAACGCCCTGTGGGACATCGAGGACGGCCGCCCCCTGGACGACGACCAACTCGAGATCGCCCGCCGCCTGCGCGGCCACGCCGGCTGA
- a CDS encoding M1 family metallopeptidase gives MVSRARRIATVARSVRLVPALLVGALALTACGGGVHGTPGGSGVRDPYFPRAGNGGYDVTHYGLRLDYDPDAHRLTGTATLTARATKALSAFNLDLLGLEVGNVTVGGETARWNRAGQELTVRPGEDIDRDETFRVTVRYSGAPETVTDPDGSQEGWLRTTDGALALGEPAGSMAWFPGNHHPSDKAAYDLTVTVPQGLRAVSNGELRSETTARGRTAFTWRTAEPMASYLATLAIGDFGISRSTARDGLPVYTAVDPAEKEGSRAVLARIPEVLRWAERRFGPYPFSSTGAIVDRAADIGYALETQSRPVFPGAPDITLLVHELAHQWYGDSVTPQSWRDMWLNEGFATYAEWLWQEDHGGETAQETFDALYDHGEKTYKDLWSFPPAKPVDAAHISGAPVYQRGAMVLHKVRQTVGDEAFGDILRGWAADRRHGNADTADFTAYVEKRAPGKDFEAIWEDWLYGEGKPERA, from the coding sequence ATGGTGTCACGCGCCCGTAGGATCGCGACCGTGGCCCGATCTGTACGTCTTGTCCCTGCCCTGCTCGTCGGCGCCCTCGCCCTCACCGCGTGCGGCGGCGGAGTCCACGGCACCCCGGGCGGCTCCGGCGTACGCGACCCGTACTTCCCGAGGGCCGGCAACGGCGGCTACGACGTCACCCACTACGGCCTGCGCCTCGACTACGACCCGGACGCACACCGCCTCACCGGCACGGCCACCCTCACCGCCCGGGCCACCAAGGCCCTGTCCGCCTTCAACCTCGACCTGCTCGGCCTGGAGGTCGGGAACGTCACCGTCGGCGGCGAGACCGCCCGCTGGAACCGTGCCGGGCAGGAGCTCACCGTCCGTCCGGGCGAGGACATCGACCGGGACGAGACGTTCCGCGTGACGGTCCGCTACTCCGGGGCGCCCGAGACCGTCACCGACCCGGACGGCTCCCAGGAGGGCTGGCTGCGCACGACGGACGGGGCGCTCGCGCTGGGCGAGCCCGCCGGGTCGATGGCGTGGTTCCCCGGCAATCACCACCCCTCCGACAAGGCGGCGTACGACCTCACGGTGACCGTGCCGCAGGGGCTGCGGGCCGTGTCCAACGGGGAGTTGCGCAGCGAGACGACCGCGCGAGGCCGCACGGCCTTCACCTGGCGCACCGCCGAGCCGATGGCGAGCTACCTCGCCACACTGGCGATCGGCGACTTCGGGATCAGCCGGTCCACCGCCCGGGACGGTCTGCCCGTGTACACGGCCGTCGACCCGGCGGAGAAGGAGGGGAGCCGCGCGGTGCTCGCGCGTATCCCCGAGGTCCTGCGCTGGGCGGAGCGGCGATTCGGCCCGTACCCCTTCTCCTCCACGGGCGCGATCGTCGACCGCGCGGCGGACATCGGCTACGCCCTGGAGACCCAGAGCCGCCCCGTCTTCCCCGGCGCCCCCGACATCACGCTCCTCGTCCACGAACTCGCCCACCAGTGGTACGGCGACTCCGTGACGCCGCAGAGCTGGCGGGACATGTGGCTCAACGAGGGCTTCGCGACGTACGCGGAGTGGCTGTGGCAGGAGGACCACGGCGGCGAGACGGCGCAGGAGACCTTCGACGCGCTGTACGACCACGGCGAGAAGACCTACAAGGACCTCTGGTCCTTCCCGCCCGCGAAACCCGTGGACGCCGCGCACATCTCCGGAGCCCCCGTCTACCAGCGCGGCGCCATGGTCCTCCACAAGGTCCGCCAGACCGTCGGCGACGAGGCGTTCGGCGACATCCTCCGGGGCTGGGCGGCGGACCGTCGCCACGGGAACGCCGACACGGCCGACTTCACGGCGTACGTCGAGAAGCGGGCGCCCGGGAAGGACTTCGAGGCCATCTGGGAGGACTGGCTGTACGGGGAGGGGAAGCCGGAGCGGGCGTGA
- a CDS encoding flavin reductase family protein, which produces MPNTPTATSPIIPPRASGHAEGVSNDEFRAAMSRLASGVVLVTAQEPPLDPDDPSAPGSEDVGMTATAFMSVSLDPPLVLVSLREGSRMDELLDEQPLWAVSVLSESQRHIAGRFAMKGRVSDRLLFADIPYTRGEYTDAPLVGGALAVLECRTEQRVRAGDHTLVIGRVLTARVPSADGGPLTYFRGRYRHLG; this is translated from the coding sequence GTGCCGAACACTCCCACTGCCACGTCCCCGATCATTCCGCCGCGCGCCTCCGGGCATGCTGAGGGGGTGAGCAACGACGAGTTCCGCGCCGCCATGTCCCGGCTGGCCTCGGGCGTGGTCCTGGTGACCGCGCAGGAGCCGCCGCTCGACCCGGACGACCCCTCGGCGCCGGGCAGCGAGGACGTGGGCATGACGGCCACGGCCTTCATGTCGGTGTCCCTGGACCCGCCCCTGGTGCTGGTGAGCCTGCGCGAGGGCTCCCGCATGGACGAGCTGCTCGACGAGCAGCCCCTGTGGGCGGTCTCGGTCCTCTCCGAGAGTCAGCGGCACATCGCGGGCCGTTTCGCCATGAAGGGCCGCGTCAGCGATCGTCTGCTCTTCGCGGACATCCCGTACACGCGCGGCGAGTACACCGACGCGCCCCTGGTCGGCGGCGCCCTGGCCGTCCTGGAGTGCCGCACCGAGCAGCGGGTACGGGCCGGCGACCACACCCTGGTCATCGGCCGCGTCCTGACGGCCCGCGTCCCGAGCGCGGACGGCGGACCGCTGACGTACTTCCGGGGGCGGTACCGGCACCTGGGGTGA
- a CDS encoding DUF4037 domain-containing protein yields MPSFLPGLELSRRFYTEAVRPLLDEALPGIPHSAARLGSGSEVLGYDTPRSADHEWGPRLQLFLRPEDAETHGPRLTALLSHRLPKTFLGHPTHFARTGDDPGTDIRVMTGTDGPVHHRVDITDPATWFTDQLGFDPAQGVTTADWLATPTQRLAEATAGAVFHDGLDRLAPARTALRWYPHETWLYVLACQWKRVSQEEAFVGRCGEVGDELGSAIVAARLTRDLMRLSLLMNRRYPPYSKWLGTAFTATPRGAALTPTLTAALAAPDWHTREHHLKHAYEAIAAHHNDLAITVPVDPTTRPYHSRPFQVLHAERFTAALRARITDPRLRSLPDTGAIDQWVDSTDALSDVRNRKKPGPETI; encoded by the coding sequence GTGCCGTCGTTCCTCCCCGGCCTGGAACTCTCCCGCCGCTTCTACACCGAGGCCGTACGCCCCCTCCTGGACGAGGCCCTCCCCGGCATCCCCCACTCCGCCGCCCGCCTCGGCAGCGGCTCCGAGGTCCTCGGCTACGACACCCCACGCTCGGCCGACCACGAGTGGGGCCCACGCCTCCAGCTCTTCCTGCGCCCCGAGGACGCCGAGACCCACGGCCCCCGCCTCACCGCCCTCCTCTCCCACCGCCTCCCGAAGACCTTCCTCGGCCACCCCACCCACTTCGCCCGCACCGGCGACGACCCGGGCACCGACATCCGCGTCATGACCGGCACCGACGGCCCGGTCCACCACCGCGTCGACATCACGGACCCCGCCACCTGGTTCACGGACCAGCTCGGCTTCGATCCGGCCCAGGGCGTCACCACGGCGGACTGGCTGGCCACGCCCACCCAGCGCCTGGCCGAGGCCACCGCGGGCGCCGTCTTCCACGACGGCCTGGACCGGCTCGCCCCGGCCCGCACCGCCCTGCGCTGGTACCCGCACGAGACCTGGCTGTACGTCCTTGCCTGCCAGTGGAAACGCGTCTCCCAGGAGGAGGCCTTCGTAGGCCGCTGCGGCGAGGTGGGCGACGAACTCGGCTCCGCGATCGTGGCCGCCCGCCTGACCCGCGACCTGATGCGCCTGAGCCTCCTCATGAACCGCCGCTACCCGCCCTACAGCAAGTGGCTCGGCACCGCTTTCACCGCGACCCCCCGGGGCGCGGCGCTCACCCCCACCCTGACCGCAGCGCTGGCGGCCCCCGACTGGCACACCCGCGAGCACCACCTCAAGCACGCCTACGAGGCGATCGCCGCCCACCACAACGACCTCGCGATCACGGTCCCCGTCGACCCCACCACCCGCCCGTACCACAGCCGCCCGTTCCAGGTCCTCCACGCGGAACGCTTCACAGCGGCACTCCGCGCCCGCATCACGGACCCGCGCCTCCGCTCCCTGCCCGACACCGGCGCGATCGACCAGTGGGTGGACAGCACCGATGCCCTGAGCGACGTCCGGAACAGAAAAAAGCCCGGGCCAGAGACGATCTGA
- a CDS encoding GNAT family N-acetyltransferase — translation MILDPLLPPPLGHPLPEPLLTELTALHASNHAFHTLTGDFPDPHDIRPEQVAHALSEEWSRPGTDVLLARSFGHLTGMAITLAHHPDPTDPDPWIGLLLVDASLHGQGHGRRLATLVEDRLRAADRTAVRLAVLDNNPKALAFWTALGYEVIDHREDRQLERPCAVLRKALTAS, via the coding sequence GTGATCCTCGACCCCCTGCTCCCGCCACCCCTCGGCCACCCCCTCCCCGAACCCCTCCTCACGGAACTCACGGCCCTCCACGCCTCCAACCACGCCTTCCACACCCTCACCGGCGACTTCCCCGACCCCCACGACATCCGCCCCGAGCAGGTGGCACACGCCCTGTCGGAGGAATGGAGCCGGCCTGGCACCGACGTCCTGCTCGCCCGCAGCTTCGGCCACCTGACCGGGATGGCGATCACCCTCGCCCACCACCCCGACCCCACCGACCCGGACCCGTGGATCGGCCTCCTGCTGGTGGACGCGAGCCTGCACGGCCAGGGCCACGGCCGCCGCCTGGCCACCCTCGTGGAGGACCGCTTGCGCGCAGCGGACCGCACCGCCGTACGCCTCGCCGTCCTCGACAACAACCCGAAGGCCCTGGCCTTCTGGACCGCCCTCGGCTACGAGGTCATCGACCATCGCGAGGACCGGCAACTGGAGCGTCCCTGCGCGGTGCTCCGCAAGGCACTCACTGCGTCCTAG
- a CDS encoding TerD family protein — MAVSLSKGGNVSLTKEAPGLTAVTVGLGWDVRTTTGTDFDLDASAIAVNNQGKVYSDAHFVFFNNKQTPDNTIVHTGDNRTGEGAGDDEAINVNLAALPADIDKIVFPVSIYDAENRSQNFGQVRNAYIRIVNQAGGAEIARYDLSEDAATETAMVFGELYRNGAEWKFRAVGQGYASGLVGIAQDFGVNV, encoded by the coding sequence ATGGCTGTAAGCCTGTCCAAGGGTGGCAACGTCTCGCTCACCAAGGAGGCTCCGGGCCTGACCGCTGTCACCGTGGGCCTCGGCTGGGACGTCCGCACCACCACCGGCACGGACTTCGACCTCGACGCGTCCGCGATCGCGGTCAACAACCAGGGCAAGGTCTACTCGGACGCCCACTTCGTCTTCTTCAACAACAAGCAGACCCCGGACAACACGATCGTCCACACCGGCGACAACCGCACGGGTGAGGGCGCCGGCGACGACGAGGCGATCAACGTCAACCTCGCCGCCCTCCCGGCCGACATCGACAAGATCGTCTTCCCGGTGTCCATCTACGACGCCGAGAACCGCTCGCAGAACTTCGGCCAGGTCCGCAATGCCTACATCCGCATCGTCAACCAGGCCGGCGGCGCCGAGATCGCCCGCTACGACCTGTCGGAGGACGCCGCCACGGAGACGGCCATGGTCTTCGGCGAGCTGTACCGCAACGGCGCGGAGTGGAAGTTCCGCGCGGTCGGCCAGGGCTACGCCTCGGGCCTGGTCGGCATCGCCCAGGACTTCGGCGTGAACGTCTGA
- a CDS encoding FAD-dependent oxidoreductase translates to MHRITVIGGGFAGLTAAITAAEAGAKVTIHEAHHTLGGRARTAEGPYRTNEGPHALYSGGPHWAWLKQRGLIGPLAPIPPLEAARLRLRHHGVLRRTPPFPMLKLLRRTAEQAPVDVDFLTWATGVAGEEGARAAAHYSAVALFHHDPGSLSAAFVQERLRRATKLPPEAHYPRGGWASLIDRMAARAWNLGVRMETLSRVDRLPTDTPVVVATSLDAARRLLGDDSLTWPSGRTVLVDLAVRTRRGDAFAVSDLDAPGWLERFTAQDRGLAPAGEQLIQGQIPIAPHESKSDGAARAEQLLDLGFPGWRGRVTWRREAVANGRTGAVDLPGTSWRDRPAVDRGDGVYLAGDQVAAPGVLSEVSFNSALTAVSLALGRRELDLKQA, encoded by the coding sequence ATGCACCGCATCACCGTCATCGGCGGCGGCTTCGCCGGACTGACCGCCGCCATCACCGCCGCCGAGGCGGGCGCCAAGGTCACCATCCACGAAGCCCACCACACCCTCGGCGGCCGGGCGCGCACCGCCGAGGGTCCGTACCGCACGAACGAGGGCCCGCACGCCCTCTACAGCGGCGGCCCGCACTGGGCCTGGCTCAAGCAGCGCGGCCTCATCGGGCCGCTCGCCCCGATCCCGCCCCTGGAGGCCGCCCGGCTACGGCTGCGGCACCACGGCGTGCTGCGCCGCACCCCGCCCTTCCCGATGCTGAAGCTGCTGCGCCGGACCGCGGAGCAGGCGCCCGTGGACGTCGACTTCCTGACCTGGGCGACCGGCGTCGCGGGCGAGGAGGGGGCCCGGGCCGCCGCCCACTACTCCGCCGTCGCCCTCTTCCACCACGACCCCGGCTCCCTGTCGGCCGCGTTCGTGCAGGAGCGCCTGCGCCGCGCCACCAAGCTGCCGCCCGAGGCGCACTACCCGCGCGGCGGCTGGGCCAGCCTCATCGACCGGATGGCCGCCCGCGCCTGGAACCTGGGCGTCCGGATGGAGACCCTGTCCCGGGTCGACAGGCTCCCCACCGACACCCCGGTCGTCGTCGCCACCTCCCTCGACGCCGCCCGGCGCCTGCTCGGCGACGACTCCCTGACCTGGCCGAGCGGCCGTACCGTCCTCGTCGACCTCGCCGTACGGACGCGGCGCGGGGACGCGTTCGCGGTCTCCGACCTGGACGCACCCGGCTGGCTGGAACGGTTCACCGCCCAGGACCGCGGCCTCGCCCCGGCAGGCGAGCAGCTGATACAGGGTCAGATCCCCATCGCGCCCCACGAGTCCAAGTCCGACGGCGCCGCCCGCGCCGAGCAGCTGCTCGACCTGGGCTTCCCGGGCTGGCGCGGGCGCGTCACCTGGCGGCGCGAGGCCGTCGCGAACGGCCGTACGGGCGCGGTCGATCTGCCCGGCACCAGCTGGCGCGACCGGCCCGCCGTGGACCGGGGCGACGGTGTCTACCTCGCCGGCGACCAGGTCGCGGCCCCGGGCGTGCTGTCGGAGGTCTCCTTCAACAGCGCCCTGACGGCGGTGTCGTTGGCCCTCGGCCGGCGGGAGCTTGACCTCAAGCAAGCTTGA
- a CDS encoding cytochrome P450 gives MESTSPAGVMPTARQNPFDPPEELRRRQGLGPIHRMTYADGGQGWLVTGLAAARAILADPRFSVRPDHMRSPIAQPARVPVPPGFFLRMDPPEHDHYRRLLTSDFTVRRMKLLEPEIEAIVNDQLNAMELAGGPADLFKAFALPIPSQVIGELLGVPYSDRQGFQRNAATLLNVDLTPERRQEAVSELMAYLRDLLRHKRSWPEEDVLSGLAAHEGLTADERAGLVLLLLIAGHETTAHMLALATFALLANPAQLAEVRDKEEDAPAVVEELLRYLTIIHHVVRVALEDIELHGCLIKAGESVTVALSAANRDADHFADPDALDLTRSTAGHLAFGHGLHRCLGQRLARAEMRIALPALLRRFPALRLTVAPEQVPLRLAMTVYGVRELPVTW, from the coding sequence ATGGAGAGCACGTCCCCGGCAGGAGTCATGCCCACGGCCCGCCAGAACCCGTTCGATCCGCCAGAGGAACTGCGCCGCCGGCAGGGGCTCGGCCCAATCCATCGGATGACCTACGCCGACGGTGGTCAGGGGTGGTTGGTGACCGGCTTGGCCGCAGCGCGGGCGATCCTGGCAGATCCCCGGTTCAGCGTCCGCCCGGACCACATGCGCTCACCGATCGCCCAGCCGGCAAGAGTGCCCGTGCCGCCGGGGTTCTTCCTCCGCATGGACCCGCCCGAGCACGACCACTATCGGCGGTTGCTCACCAGTGACTTCACGGTGCGCCGGATGAAGCTCCTCGAACCGGAGATCGAAGCGATCGTCAATGACCAGTTGAACGCGATGGAGCTCGCCGGGGGCCCGGCCGACCTGTTCAAGGCATTCGCGCTGCCGATCCCGTCACAAGTGATCGGCGAACTGCTCGGGGTGCCCTACTCCGACAGGCAGGGGTTCCAGCGGAACGCCGCCACGCTCTTGAACGTCGACCTCACACCGGAACGCCGGCAAGAGGCGGTCAGCGAGCTCATGGCATATCTACGGGACCTGCTGCGCCACAAGCGTTCCTGGCCTGAGGAAGACGTGCTCAGCGGGCTCGCTGCGCACGAGGGACTTACTGCGGACGAGAGGGCCGGACTGGTGCTCCTGCTCCTGATCGCCGGGCATGAGACGACGGCGCACATGCTTGCACTGGCCACTTTCGCTCTGCTGGCCAACCCCGCACAGTTAGCCGAGGTCCGCGACAAGGAGGAAGACGCCCCTGCAGTGGTCGAGGAGCTGCTGCGTTACCTCACGATCATCCATCACGTGGTCCGCGTCGCGCTCGAGGACATCGAGCTCCACGGCTGCCTGATCAAGGCCGGCGAGTCCGTCACCGTCGCACTGTCCGCGGCGAACCGGGACGCTGACCATTTCGCCGACCCGGACGCGCTTGACCTCACCCGCTCCACGGCCGGACACCTCGCGTTCGGTCACGGCCTCCACCGGTGCCTCGGGCAGCGACTGGCCCGCGCCGAAATGCGCATCGCCCTCCCCGCACTGCTTCGCCGCTTCCCGGCACTACGTCTCACTGTCGCGCCCGAGCAAGTGCCACTGCGGCTGGCCATGACGGTCTACGGCGTGCGTGAACTTCCGGTCACCTGGTAG